A single genomic interval of Lathyrus oleraceus cultivar Zhongwan6 chromosome 7, CAAS_Psat_ZW6_1.0, whole genome shotgun sequence harbors:
- the LOC127106779 gene encoding spindle and kinetochore-associated protein 1 homolog yields the protein MDSSNSKNAGSSLEALMTSFNARIFELQELVIARNMYPASSIPDLSAIDAAVSALELQVQTIKENFRNEMEAIPKAKKFIDACLQQQKKLQNMSLYVPSQMADRTTLSNSETSRALFPEFSGLDTGSFEALKLDAEPAALPKEKKGRGPPPTWYVTGSELDSLSSYMRGRLTLEKVNAAITDMASYAEANTQLIAAPKKKLAENLWEKAMEIRDIATMEGIKGKHFFLEADIKGPALKLDHTGKAILTVLRHLGRFNETRVGHHRVFILHKPH from the exons ATGGATTCGTCGAACTCCAAGAACGCTGGTTCATCATTGGAGGCCTTGATGACTTCATTCAATGCTCGCATATTTGAACTTCAAGAGCTCGTAATTGCTAGAAACA TGTACCCAGCGAGCAGTATTCCAGATCTTTCTGCTATTGATGCTGCTGTGAGTGCTTTGGAGCTTCAGGTGCAAACCATTAAGGAGAATTTCCGCAATGAGATGGAAGCTATTCCTAAAGCAAAG AAATTTATCGATGCATGTCTGCAGCAGCAAAAGAAACTGCAGAATATGTCTCTTTACGTTCCTTCCCAAATGGCGGATAGAACGACCCTGTCAAATTCAGAAACTAGTAGAGC TTTGTTTCCTGAATTTTCTGGACTAGACACTGGATCATTTGAGGCTTTAAAACTTGATGCGGAGCCTGCTGCATTGCCTAAG GAGAAAAAAGGCCGTGGTCCCCCACCAACGTGGTATGTCACTGGAAGTGAACTTGATTCCTTGTCATC ATATATGAGGGGTAGGCTTACTTTAGAGAAGGTGAATGCAGCAATCACAGATATGGCGTCTTATGCGGAAGCTAATACTCAGCTTATTGCAGCTCCGAAAAAGAAG TTGGCAGAAAATCTTTGGGAAAAAGCTATG GAAATAAGAGATATTGCAACAATGGAAGGGATTAAAGGAAAACACTTTTTTCTCGAAGCTGATATAAAAGGTCCAGCACTCAAACTTGACCACACTGGAAAGGCAATATTGACA GTTCTTCGACACCTTGGCCGTTTTAATGAGACTCGAGTTGGACATCATCGTGTTTTCATTCTACATAAGCCTCATTAG